The following is a genomic window from Zalophus californianus isolate mZalCal1 chromosome 10, mZalCal1.pri.v2, whole genome shotgun sequence.
catttcagggacacctgggtggctcagtcgatgatGCAtctgggtcctggggtcgagccccgcggcgggctctctgctcagccggaagtctgcttctctgtctccctctgcccttccccctcctcatgctcactcttcatctctctctctcaaataaataaaatctttaaaaaaaggcaagtgTCGGTTCCGGAGAGCCTGTTGGTAGAAGCGTAGATAAAacaggtgaggagggggagggtgagTACAGAAAGCTGTTGGGAGTAGGATTCTCTCTCCAGGGAAAGGTAGTTTTGGATCTTGGGAATACTTTGTTTTCTGTCACAAGTTTCAGATTGAAAGGTATCATTTCACCTACTTTGCCTTCTTCTACAGTTTGATGATGTGTGGCCTATGACCCCCCGTTCTAGAGCCAGAGAAGACAATGGTGAGTCTGGTGGGAGTGGCCATTTAACGTGCCCTCTGTTCTTCCTGAAGTTTCTTGTCACGCCTGGCCCCTTCTTTTccttggactcttgatttcatgttTCCTCTCTCCGCCCTTCCAGATCTTGATTCCCAGGTTTCCCAGGAGGGCCTCGGCCCAGTTCTGCAGCCCCAGCCCAAATCCTATTTCAAGAGTGTGTCTGTGACCAAGATCACTAAGCCAGATGGGGTGAGTTGGaagagaggggtagaaggaatCGTGGCCAGAGGATGCCATGGAGAGAGCAATCTAGGTAGAGAAACCAGTGAACTCACCTTTATTGATGTTAGAGATACGGTTCGGGCTTCTCCTTGTAGACAGTAGAGGAGCGCCGGACTGTGGTGGACAGTGAGGGCCGGACAGAGACCACAGTAACCCATCAAGAAGCAGATGGCAGTCCTAGAGATGGTAAGTAAAGTCTGAATCAAGGGGATCCATCTCTTGTTCCCTTGGGAAAGGGGAACCCGTACTTTTCTCTTTAAGTTATTCCTCTCCTTGTCCTTTGTTCATTCTTTCGTttcgtgtgtctgtgtgtatcacTTTTCTCCTTAGATCCAGAATCACCAACATCTCCGGCCCTGGATGATGCCTTTTCCGTcctggatttattcctaggacgTTGGTTCCGGTCCCGGTAACCTTGTTAGCCCTCAGAGGCCTTCAGATTCTGCCCACCCTTTGCTCACCATCTGTGGGCTTACCTTCTGCTCCTGCCACCTCAGGGCCTTGGGTGTGTGAAGCAGTGAGTTGGGGGAAGGTCAGTATGTGACTCACCCAGACTGACCAATAAAACCTTTATTTATGCTAATTCCTTGGTCTTGGTTTTGTCTAGGCTGTTCCACTTTCTAGTACCATCCAGGGCTTCCCAGATTATTTCGGCCCgcagtgtttttatttcttaattttgtgtTCCACTTCCAAAACCTCATTTGATAGGTAGGGTCAGATACCAGTAGAAAATGATTATTCTTATGGCGGGGATAACTAGAGACAATTCCAGGAAAATTTCTACACAGGGAGGCATTGGATTCTAAAAAGAGGaagtgtagggcgcctgggtggctcagtcggttaagcagctgccttcggctcaggtcatgatcccagggtcctaggattgagccccaaatcgggcttcctgctcagtggagagcctgcttctgcctccccctctgcctgcctctctgcctacttgtgctatctctctgtcaaataaataaataaaatcttaaaaaaataaaaagaggaagtgTGTGTGGAAAGGTAGGGACACTTGCTTCCCTAGGTGTGGGATCACTATGATCAGACAGTTCATGAGAGAATTTGAGGAAAtacattggcaaatattttttcttttaccgggtatttttttttttttttaatgtatgttggGGAAAATGTAACTAGTCTAGCACAAAAGTTGCTAGAttttcttctcattaaaaaaCCTTttgagggtgcttgggtggctcagtcggttaagcgactgccttcggctcaggtcatgatcctggagtcccgggatcgagtcccgcatcggactccctgctcggcagggagtctgcttctccctctgatcctcttccctctcgtgctctctctctaccattttctctctctctcaataaataaataaaaatctttaaaaataaataaataaataaaaaataaaaaaccttttcgggggcacctgggtggctcagtcggttaggcagctgccttcagctcgggtcatgatcccagggtcctaggatcaagcccccacgttgggctccctgctcggtggagagcctgcttctccctctccctctgcctgcctctctggctccttgtgctctctctctttctgtcaaataaataaaatctgaaaaaaaataaaaccattaggggcatctgggtggctcagttgttaaagagtctgccttcagctcaggtcatgatcctggagtcctgggatcgagtcccacatcgggctccctgctcagtgcggagtctgcttctccctctgaccctctccctctcatgctctctctctctcattctctctctcaaataaataaaatcttaaaaaaaataaaattaaattaaaaattaaaaaaagaaactagcacTGTGGCTGAGAGTGGCAGATATTGTACATTCATTTACCTCTTTCCTTGAAATGGCTCAAATGACAAGGGATTTTTCTAAGGAAGCCTATcataagaacaaagaagaaaagatgaaattttgtattttcattctctttattatATCTTTTCATGACCAGAAGTTGATTTACTGTAGccaagtttatatttttctttatggttagtGCTCTTTATATCTTTTAGGAATCTCCCCAACCCAAGGTTAAAAGGATGCTCTCCTTTATTTATCctctcttaagttttttttttttttttaagattttatttatttatttgagagagagtgagagagagcacgaaaaggaagagggtcagagggagaagcagactccctgccgagcagggagcccgatgtgggactcgatcccgggactctaggatcatgacctgagccgaaggcagttgctcaaccgactgagccacccaggctccctatcCTAAGTTTTATTAGTTCTGCTTTTTACAtttagggatttttgtttttgtttttgtttttaagattttatgtatttgacagagagacacagcgagagagggaacacaagcagggggagtgggtgagggagaagcagactcccagctgagcagggagcccgatgtggggctcgatcccaggaccctgagatcatgacctgagccaaaggcagatgcttaatgattgagccacccaggcgcccctacatttaggtttttaaatccACCAGGATTTTACCTTCCTATTTGGTATGAACCAGGGGaccagcttcatttttttctatttggaaaaatacatatgtatatatatgtacaaatattatgaatatattttatatacacacacacatacttacaaATACACATGGATCCCTGTGCTgggtttttctgtcttttctgttaATCTGTTTGTCTGCCTCTGTGCCTACTCACATTTTCAAATTGCCTAGTTGTATTTAGTAGAACATGTCCTCCCATTTTTCCCCCCTAACTTCTAGTATGTAAGAATacaattgattttaatttttttaactttttttcttagattttattttatttatttgacagagagacagcgagagagggaacacaagcaggggggagtgggggagggagaggcaggcttcccgctaagcagggagccctatgcagggctcggtcccaggaccctgggatcatgacctgagccgaaggcagacgcttaacgactgagccacccaggcgcccctacaggtgacttataaaatttatttatttatttgagggagagcacacatgtgagtgggggagaggggcagggggagagagaaaatctcaagcagactccctgctgagtgtggagcccactgcagggctcaatctcgaccctgagatcatgacctgcaccaaagccaagagttggatgctcaaccaactgaggcacccaggtgcctttaTAATTGATTTTTCAAATCAGTTTTTCAGAGTATCACCATAAATACATGGAGCTGGAGATTACCGGACATCTGTGGATAGTCTATAGCATGAAGGGTGAACTCGTACAGACAAGAGAAGCAACTTGGGAGAAACAGACCTgcagaaagatgaaaatttaGCACATTTTAATGTCCTTAAAAAGATGATAGATCCATAAAGCCAGAAGATATTCctacaaaggaataaataaaataagaatgaatttcggcttaggtcatgatcccagggtcctgggactgagccccacattgggctccctgctcagcgggaagcctgcttctcctctccctctgcctgcccctcgccctgcttgtgctcgcttgctctctctctctcaaataaataaaatctttaaaaaaaaaaaaaaagaatgaactttgaggagttaaaaaaaatgtgatggcagaaatgaaaaactataaaaaaattttgatgACAAAGTTGAAGAAATCTCCAGAAAGACCAAGTAATAGagttagaaaacaggaaaaaagtacacatgaaactaatacagtgttatatatccactatacttcaataaagaaaaaaattttaagggcgcctgggtggctcagttgtttgagtgactggcttcggctcgggtcatgatccaggagtccctggatcaagtctcgcatcgggctccctgctcggtggagagtctgcttctccctctgaccctcccccctctcatgtgctcgctctctgtctctctctctctctctctctctcattctgtctcaaataaatctttaagaaaaaaattttaaggaaaaaagattttaaaaaaagataagaaaactggAATAATATAAACCATCAAtgaaataaaccaagaaaatatCCCAGAAGTGCAGAATATTTACTTCTAATCTGAAAGACCCACCACAATGCTAAATAGCAAGGATGAAAATAAACCCACTACTTCAGAACACTAGAGACGAAGGAAAATCTAAATGATTTGAGAGAGGGTTCAGAGGAATCTGGGGATTCAGGATTCTCATTTGCATCTACCTAGATGTAACCCATCTCAAGTGTCAGGATCCTACCCTTTTCTTTTAGGACCCTAACCCTGACATAGGAAACCCAGTGGGGCTGAGAATTCCACCCTCTCTGAAGCTCTGCTACTACTACAGTCACATTTGAGCTGGTCCTCCGCTCTGATGCCCACTGGATGCAAGAGGTTAGACTTTCCTTAAATGCTGTGAAGGGAGCCCACTGGCTTGTGGTCGGCCTTGGCTTGGCAACCAGCTCTGCAGAACGTAGTGACCATTTCCCTCGGCCTCTCCAGTGCTCGACATACTGCACTAATGCATATCCTGTCAACCAGTAACTGCTTCCAGCTGACCACTGCCGACAATTTTAGTCATTGCGTCACTTCAAGCTAGAGACTATCCATATTCTGCCTTCTACCATGACAGAGTTCTTGCCAACCAGCCCCTGAATGATCGCCCAAATTCCATTCTAGAGTTTGCGGAACCACTCCTGACACCAACTGTCTTAGAATGGGTTCCCTGGGGAAAGACTGAGATGAAAAGAGACATGAACAAGGTTTTTTGGGGGTGCTAGCACTCTCAGGGGATACACGTGTAAGAAAGTGAGGAAGAGGCAGGATTAGGCTGAAGAGGTGACTGACCCAAGGAAGTTACAGGAGAAGACTTTGAAGCTGGAGTGACCCTTCAGGGTTGTTCTACGTTGAGGCAAAGAGGCCAGGTCTTTGTATCCCTGCATCGACCAGTCATCGACATGGGCCGCATAAGGGGGCATGTCACCTTGGGTGAGGCTGTCTCAGGCCATGAAAGGTATTACTGTGAGGGAAGCAGCTATGTGCTATCAGCATCTGATATTCCTACCAACTGGGAAACGGTGCGTTGGCCCCAAAGTGGGTACCCACTAAACCTAGTAAAGAACTTCTGCTACAGAAGTACCCAGGATTGTGCTAGAGCCCATGGGTCAACATGGCCCAGGTCTCAAGAACCTCATAAACTCTATCCAGCATTTTAATTTGTAGATTTCCACTTACCGGAAGAACATACACTATAGGAGAACAGGCACTGTATTTTGCTCCCCTCTGCTTCCCCGGGGTCTAGAACTTGACTCATTGTGGACTAAACCTAATTGGAGGCTTGCGATAAGAAGTAAGAAGTGGCTATGTGTGTGCAGAATCAGGGTGGCAAGCACCcagagaaggggaggtggggctcAGCGTGGGCGTGAAGCCTCATCTGGAGCCAAGGCAGGCGACACAGAGCTAGAGCACTTTCTAACCGAGGTGAGACTCTGCATGAGGGCCGTGCAAGCATTCGATgagtgggttttattttattttattttttttttaaagattttatttttatttaattgacagagagagacagagagagagggaacacaagcagggggagtgggagagggagaagcaggcttcccgccgagcagggagcccgatgcggggctcgatcccaggaccctgggaccatgaccggagctgaaggcagttgcttaaccaactgagccacccaggcgccccgagtggGTTTTATTTTAAGCGTCCAAGTGGTTGGGGGAAATGCTTCACATCCCACATGAGGCGTTGTGCAATAGAAGGTGGAGAGTCAGACTCAGCCCTTAAGCAGCCGTGTGTGGCCAAGGGGAGTCCTGAGGCTCTCAAGACCCTCATGAGCAGAGTGGGAGCAGTAGCGCTGCCTTTCGAGGTTGTCGTGGCCAAGAGCACTGACGCAGGATACTCCCTCCGACCTGTAGGCACAGGAGGAGGTTACCCCTGCGAGGAACGGGGATGACAAAGGAGACAGAGTCCAGGCAAACTCCAGGCTCTGGTCATGCACAGAGCTTGCCTTTGGACCTTCTCCCATTATCTCTACCTCCCTAGCCTGCACACGTGTGCAGATAAAGCTGTCCAGGAGCTGAGCTAATTGGTTTTAAAGTCTTCCTGATCGTTTCCCCTGTCAGGCGGTCGTTGTGTGCCCATCCAGACGGAGGGAGCCGCAGCCCGAGACAGGGTGTCCTCAGCATGGCCCATCGTCAGCCCCTGGCCAAAGTCAAGGGCTGGCTCCGGATCCGCAACCACCTGGCCCGACAGTGCCTGGCAGAGTTTCTGGGTGTGTTCGTGCTCCTGGTAAGCCCACTAATGGGGGAATGAAAGAGCCGAGGTGGGCAAAAGTTTTCGGCTCCTCCTGGtgtctttttcttcctgccaTCTCGCTTCTTTCAGCCACCCatcacttctctccctctccttgtccctTCCATTCCTGGCCtatccctgatttttttttttttttaagattttatttatttatttgagagagagaatgagagagagcacgagagggaagagggtcagagggagaagcagactccccgccgagcagggagcccgatgcgggactcgatcccgggactccaggatcctgacctgagccgaaggcagtcgctcaaccgactgagccacccaggcgccccctatccCTGATTTTTATCGCCATCCCTGGccatctctcctcccccttccctttcttcactCGTCCTCCACGTCTCCCCGTTCCTGCCCGCTGTCCCTCCCTTGCCGACCCTCCTGTTCCTTCAGCTCCTTTGGCTGCACCTCTGCCTTTCCAGCCCCCCTGCCCTGTTCCCTGCTGGTTCCTGGCTCCTGTTCCtcatcttccctcccccccagttCCTCACCCAGGGGGCTGTGGCCCAGGCTGTCACCAGCGGAGAAAACAAAGGCAACTTCTTCACCATGTTTCTGGCTGGCTCTCTGGCGGTTATGGTAGCCATCTACGTGAGTGGTAACGTCTCAGGTGAGGAGGGCGGGGTCCTCACCTGAATGTGCACGTACACGTGAGTGCGGGTATACGGCAGAAGGCAGATCCTCTGGTGACTCAGGGACATTATCTCCTTGAGCTTGACTAGCGCCCTGGACTGAGATATGCCCTTGACCTGGTCCAGCCCCTTCCCTTTGTGTGTCTCTCATCCACTTACCTAGACAGAGACCTATGGCAAGGCGTCAGGGTAAGTGCTGTCTTCTCACGTCCCCCTCGGGAAGCCCTCCGGGGTCCTCTTGCGCAGCACCTCACCTTCTTGTCCCCCAGACACGTGCTGTGTCAGTGTGCCTGGCTGGAGCCTGGAGACATGAACACTGTTGTAGAAAGACCAGGCAGACCCTGGGCTTTACTGTGTGACCTCGACAGTTGCatgacctccctgagcctcagcttgcTGACGCATGATGGGAAAAGTGACATCTGCCTTAAGAGTTGCAAgcatcaggggtgcctggtggctcaatcAGAAGAGTCAGAAGAGTGTGCCACTCTtgacctcagggctgtgagtttgagccccatgttgggagaagagactacttaaataaataagattaaattaaaaagttgtgAGGGGCAACAACAGCATTACCTGGTGAGCACCTGGCAGTGACACTTAAGGGATGGCGGTTTTCTTTTCTGGATCCTTGAAGGGGCCCACCTGAATCCAGCCTTCTCCCTGACAATGTGCCTCCTGGGGCGTTTCCCCTGGTTCAAGCTTCCCATTTACTGCTTGGTGCagcttctctctgccttctgtgCCTCTGGAGCCACCTACGCTGTCTACTACGGTAACATGGTTGGGAGCATCTGCATGTGGCCAGGAGTGCCTTGCAGTGGTTTTGCATGAACAAAGATGGAAATCCTGCGTGTCCCTCTTCCCTGCAGATGCCCTACAGAATTATACAGGTGGCAACCTGACAGTGACTGGCCCCAGGGAGACAGCCTCCATCTTTGCGACCTACCCTGCCCCGTATCTGTCCCTGAACAATGGCTTCCTGGATCAGGTAAGTGCGAGGGGGAGACCTGTGAAAGCCCCGGTCTTTGCTCTTGTCCCCTGGGGTTCCCTGGGATGTGGGGTTGGGTCTATCTCCgcaccacccccgccccaggtGCCTGTGTTGGACAAAATCAGATGACGTGGGTTGGTGGCCCAGGATGCTTGGGTGAGAAAGGGCAGATGGATCATCTGGCAGCTTATGGGGACCCCTCTGCCTCTTTCAACTCCAAGGTTCTGGGCACAGGGATCCTGATTGTGGGCACCTTGGCCATCGTGGACACACGGAACAAGGGAGTGCCTGCAGGTCTGGAACCTGTGGCTGTGGGGTTGCTGATCCTAGCCATCGGGCTATCCCTGGGTGTCAACTGTGGGTACCCACTCAACCCTGCCCGCGACCTGGGCCCACGGCTTTTCACCTACGTGGCTGGCTGGGGCCCTGAAGTCTTCAGGTAGGAGACTACAGCCTCCTCTGCTGGGGCAGCCCCTTCACTCTCCTCCCTCTGAGTCTGGGTCCCCAGCTCTCTCTGCTTCCACGGTTCTCTTAGCCTCTTGGAACAGTGTCCCTCAACTACACCCcgtttctccctttctctcttgccccttctcctctccctccaccccttccacTGAAACCGTAGGGATGGTGTTCTTGGGAATGTCGTATTACCTCCTTGGGCATCACCCCTCAGCAAACGGGTATATTCAGATAATTCCCTAAGGCAAGAGGCTGGACCAAGGCTCTCCTGGAGGCTCCTCTCTAAGTGCTGTGCTTTGTTGCCAAGACGCCCTCTCTTCCTGGCGTCCATCTCCCCAGGAACTGCTTTCAGGAGCACTCGTGCCTGCCCGCGGGGCTCCACGGGGAGTCTAGGGGAGTCAGCCCTGAGACCCTCGCGTCTTTTTCTTGTAGAGCCGGTAATGGCTGGTGGTGGGTGCCTGTGGTGGCCCCTCTGGTGGGGGCTACGCTTGGCACAGCCACCTACCAGCTGCTGGTGGCTCTCCACCACCCGGAGGAGTCAGAGCCAGCTCAGGATCTGGAGTTCGCCCTACATAAAGCCTCCGTCTTGGAAACGCCTGCCTCAGTTCGGCTGTCGCAGTAAAGGTGCTCACACGACAGCCCTCACCTCCCTTGTGGACGCTGGAGAGGGTCAGAGATCCAGGGCTGGTGACAAGACGTCCTCTCTCTTGACGAATACACCAGCTTCGCGGTTCGCTCTCGGGGCATCGTTTCCTCCTCAACTGGGAGGTTGCCTGGACGCCGCCCTCCGAGCCAGGCCCCTCCTGCGCTCcagccctcctctcctcctcccctcttccccacttcccctcctcccGCTTTGGGCCCTGATGGCTCCTGCGGACGTAGTGCCTCAAAGTAGCCACCAGAGGGCGCGCCCGGGAGCGGCGCGGGAGGGCCGGGGCAGCCCCCGCGAGGGGGGCTTCCTGCGGAGCCCGGTCCCCCTGCCCGGCTCCCAGCCCCACAACCTCGGTGCGGCCGCCCTTCCCTCGCGGGGCGGCTCTCCAGATGGCGAGGGTGCGAGCCAGGCCTGCCTAGTGGCCGGGAGCGCAAaccgggaaactgaggcacgacCCAGTGCCCAGACGCTCCAGCCGTCCGTCCCGGAGTGGGGTGAGGTGCGCCGCGGGGCAAGCTTCTGACTCCGGGgccgcgcgggggggggggggacgggggcgcGGGAGGGGGGGCTTGCTCTCACGCCGCTCCCGGGTCTGCGCTCCAGGGCCCCTTTCCAGCGAATAAAGGCGGAGGAACTTGCGACtcgatcccggggtcgtgggttCGATCCCCAGGTTGGGCTTGgaggttacttaaataaacttggggaaaaaaacgtctgggggcgcctgggtggctcagatggttaagcatctgcctttggctcaggtcatgatcccgggatcctgggatcgagtcctgcatcgggctccctgctccttgggagcctgcttctctctctctctctgtccccccaccgtctctcatgaataaataaataaaatcttaaaaaaacatatttaaaacaaaaaacaacgtCTGGGCTCGCTACTCTCCTGGCTGACTTGGCTTTTTGGCTGCGGAAAGGATGGGCAgcgggtgggtgtggggggggccTCGGAAGGGTTAagaccccgcccccccgccccgcacaaAGATGGCGgctcccgcctcccctccccctccctccccctccccaaaaccccctcccgccccccgcctcTGCCACCGCCTCCGTCACTTCCG
Proteins encoded in this region:
- the AQP10 gene encoding aquaporin-10 isoform X2 gives rise to the protein MAHRQPLAKVKGWLRIRNHLARQCLAEFLGVFVLLFLTQGAVAQAVTSGENKGNFFTMFLAGSLAVMVAIYVSGNVSDALQNYTGGNLTVTGPRETASIFATYPAPYLSLNNGFLDQVLGTGILIVGTLAIVDTRNKGVPAGLEPVAVGLLILAIGLSLGVNCGYPLNPARDLGPRLFTYVAGWGPEVFRAGNGWWWVPVVAPLVGATLGTATYQLLVALHHPEESEPAQDLEFALHKASVLETPASVRLSQ
- the AQP10 gene encoding aquaporin-10 isoform X1 gives rise to the protein MAHRQPLAKVKGWLRIRNHLARQCLAEFLGVFVLLFLTQGAVAQAVTSGENKGNFFTMFLAGSLAVMVAIYVSGNVSGAHLNPAFSLTMCLLGRFPWFKLPIYCLVQLLSAFCASGATYAVYYDALQNYTGGNLTVTGPRETASIFATYPAPYLSLNNGFLDQVLGTGILIVGTLAIVDTRNKGVPAGLEPVAVGLLILAIGLSLGVNCGYPLNPARDLGPRLFTYVAGWGPEVFRAGNGWWWVPVVAPLVGATLGTATYQLLVALHHPEESEPAQDLEFALHKASVLETPASVRLSQ